The following DNA comes from Flavisolibacter ginsenosidimutans.
GAAACGATAATACTTCCCGCGTCTGTTTTGGCAAACGGCAAACTGCAAGTCATCTTCCGCAGCAAGGCGCGCCTGGGAAACAATATTTTCCTTGACAACATCAACATAGAAAAAGTCGTAGCCCGTGACCTTAAGGTTGTAACACTTGTGTCGCCAGTTAATAACGTTTGCGCCAGCACGATTGCGCCGCAGGTAACCGTAACAAACAATGGATCAGAAACCATTAACACGTTTACCGTTAGTTACACACTTAACGGTGTGGCCATAACGCCTTCAACGGTTGTGAACACGCCGCTTGCACCCGGCGCCAGTACCACGATTACTCTTGCCACAACTAACGTTTCGTCTGGTGCGCAAACGATTGTTGTGTCGGTATCGGGTGTTAGTTTCCCTTCGGGATTGGCTGAGCAAGAACCAAACAACAACGCCATCACAGGAAACTTCACCGTTGTGCAACTTCGAACTTCAATTCAAGAAGGATTTGAAGCTGCGCCCACAGGTTGGACGGTTTCAAACCCTGATGGAGATAATACATGGATAATAGTTGCACCGGGACACAACAGTGCACGTTCGGCTGCAATTGACAATTTTGATTTTAACGTGGTAGGTCATCTCGATGATTTACGTTCACCGTTTGTAAACACCGGGAATTATGACTCGCTCTTTGTCAGCTTTGACGTGGCGCACCACAATTATCCCGGCGCGAACGACCGCCTCCAGGTGATTGCTGTTACGGGATGCGGAACAACCTTTGTTCCTACCACGTATTCAAAGGCTGGCGCAACCCTGGCAACCGGCGGATCGCAAACAACTTCTTTTATTAATCCTTTGGAGAGTGATTGGAGAAGAGAAACCGTGGCCATTGGCCGCTCAGTATTGGGAACGGGCAACAACGTGCTCATTGCTTTCCGCAACACCAATGACTACGGCAACAACATCTTTATTGACAACGTAAACATCGTTCCGCTTTTCCGGCGAGACCTTCAGGTACTTTCGATTAATCAGCCGGCTTCGTTAAGCTGCAGCACAAGCCTTACGCCGTCGATTACGCTAAAGAACAACGGTACGGAAACCATTACCGGCTACAAGGTTCAATACAGCGTTGACAACGGTGCGCCGCAAACCGCAACGGTTGTTACGGGCGTTTCTATACCGCGGTTTGCAACAGCAACCATTAACCTGTCAACGATGACAACCACGGTAGGCACACACACAATAAAGGTTTATTCTTTTGAACCCGTAACAGCCAATGGCACAGGCGATGAATACACCTTTAATGATACGTTGACTCGTTCTTTTAACGTATTGAACACCGTGTCTGCTCCGCTGGTGGAAAGCTTTGTTGGAACTGCTTTTCCGCCTGCTAACTGGACGGTATTAAATCCGGATGGCAGCATTACCTGGAGACGTAATGCCGCCGGTAGCAAAAATGCCGGTTCGGCTTATGTAAATACTTATAACTACGCAAGCAATGGACAAATAGACGACCTGGTTACACCCTTTGTTCGTTACAGTGATGTGGATTCTGTTAAGTTGAGCTTTGACCTCGCAGCTTCAACGTACAGTTACCCGGGCAGCACGGCTATCCCGCTTGATACACTCGAAATTCTGGCTTCCAAAGATTGCGGCGCAACGTTTACATCGGTGTACAAAAAATACGGTACCGATTTGCAAACGATCAATGCCCCGAACGATCCGCAGACAGCCGAGTTTATTCCAACCGGTCTGAATCAGTGGCGTGCTGAGAACATTGACCTCTCGCAGTATTCCGGCAGCAATCAAATTGCCTTGATCTTCCGGGTGACGAACAACTTCGAAAACAATATTTTCATTGACAACGTAAACCTGCGTACGCAAATCTTGCCGCCGCAGTTGAAGCAACAAGGTTATGTCGTTTACCCTTCAACCTTCCACAACAGCTTTGGCGTGTGGCATTATCAGACACCGACAAACCTGAAATTCCTGAACGTGTATAATTCTGCCGGGCAACTGGTTTGGACAAAACAGTTCAGCGGCAATGCCGACCGGCAAATGACGATTGATTTGACAGGAAAAGCAGCCGGCGTTTACATGGTTGAACTGGGCTACACCGACGCAAGCCGGAACGTAACGCAGAAGGTTGTGAAATATTGATTCCGAATGCAAAATATCTCGTTCAAGTCCCGCAATTTTAGCGGGACTTTTTTTGTTCTGCCGCTACCTTTGCGGTCATGTTAACAGCAGAAAAAACACTTTACAAAGACCAGTCTCCGGCCCTGCAGAACATTGCGGAAAAAATTGGTAACGGTGAACGTATCAATGAGGAAGAAGGCCTCCTTCTTTTTGAAAAGGGAAGCCTTTCTTTTTTGGGCTCACTTGCCAACAGCGTTCGTGAAAGATTGCACGGCGACAATGTTTATTTCAACCGCAATTTTCATATTGAACCCACGAATGTTTGTGTTTTTTCCTGCAACTTCTGCGCTTATTCGCAGTTATACGCCCATCGGGAAGAAGGCTGGGAACTAAGTCTTGACCAGATGTTGAACATCGTTAAAAGCTATGACTCGCAACCAGTCACTGAGGTTCACATTGTGGGCGGCGTTCATCCAAAAATGAATCTTTATTTTTTTGTTGACTTGTTGAAAGCAATCAAGGCTTACCGCTCTGATTTGCACATCAAGGCTTTTACGGCAGTTGAACTCGACTACATGTTTCGCAAGGCCAAAGTTTCGGTTGATGAAGGCGTTCAGATTTTGAAAGAAGCCGGCTTGAATTCCATTCCCGGTGGCGGCGCCGAAATTTTTGCAGAAGACATTCGCCAAAAAATTTGTGCAGATAAAGTGGACGCCGAAGGTTGGTTGAAAATTCACGAAGCCATTCACAACGCAGGCCTCCACAGCAATGCCACGATGCTTTACGGGCACATTGAAAGCTATTCGCATCGCATTGACCACATGAGCCGCCTGCGCCAATTGCAGGATAAAACCGGCGGCTTCAATACCTTCATTCCGTTGAAATTTCGCAACGGCGACAATGACATGAGCCACGTGCCCGAAGTGAGCCTTATAGAGGATTTAAAAATGTATTCCGTTGCCCGCATTTTCATGGACAACTTTCCGCACCTGAAAGCCTACTGGCCAATGTTGGGCAGAAAAAACGCACAACTTTCACTGGCTTTTGGTGTGGATGATATTGACGGTACGATTGACGACACGACGAAGATTTATTCAATGGCCGGCGCCGAAGAACAGAAGCCCGCAATGAGCACGGAAGATCTGGTTACGTTAATCAAACAAGTGAACAGAAAACCGGTAGAAAGGGATACGTTGTACAATGTAGTAAAGGAGTTCTGATCATGAGTTACTGTGTTACTAAGTTAATACGTTGCTATGTGCTTACAGGCTGCATTTGTTAACTTAGTAAAACAGTAACTTATTAACTTCACTTAGCACTCGCTCAAGCTCAAAGGAATATTAACGGCCAGCCCGCCTTCAGCGGTTTCCTTGTATTTGGAATTCATGTCCAGCGCCGTTTCCCACATGGTTTCGACAACAACATCCAGCGAAACTTTTGCGTAATCGGGAGAGCTTTGCAAAGCGAGTTGCGAAGCTGTGATGGCTTTGATAGCGCCCATCGTGTTTCGTTCAATGCAGGGCACTTGCACGAGGCCGGCAATCGGATCGCAGGTCATGCCCAAATGATGCTCCATCGCAATTTCCGCTGCCATTAAGGCTTGCCTTTGCGTACCGCCCATCACTTCCGTTAGTGCCGCCGCCGCCATTGAAGACGATACGCCGATTTCTGCCTGGCATCCGCCCATCGCGGCAGAAATCGTTGCGCCTTTTTTGAAGATGCTTCCAACTTCCGATGCCGTGAGCAAAAATTGAATCACTTTTTCTTCCGTTGCGTTTTCGCCAAACACAAGGTAATAATGCAGCACGGCGGGAATGACACCGGCTGCACCGTTCGTGGGCGCCGTTACCACTCTGCCAAAGGCCGCGTTTTCTTCGTTCACCGCAAGGGCAAAACAACTCACCCAATCCAAAATGTATTGAAAGGAATTGCCTCCTTGTTTAATGGCTTCGATCCACTCTTCGTGCGACGAATATTTTCTCTCTTTAAGCAGGCGTTTAGCCAGGTCGGCCGCCCTTCTTTTTACAAACAATCCTCCCGGCAACGTACCTGTTGTATGGCAACCGCGAAAAGTGCATTCTTTCATCACCTGCCAGGTTTTTAAAACGCCTTCTTTTGTTTCTTTTTCTGATCGCCAGGTGTTTTCATTTTCCAATACTACTTCGTGAATGGCAAGACCTGTTTTCAAACACCAATGCAACAAATCAGCAGAAGAATTTATCGGGAATGGAAGCGAAACGGCGTTGCCTGTATTGGCCTTCTCTCCTTCCTGTACGACAAAACCGCCGCCGATAGAATAATAGGTTTCCGAAATTTTTTCACCGTTTTTTAAATCGGCGAGAAAGCTTAATCCATTGGGATGAAACGGCAGCGATTCCGAGAGTAAGAAATCAATATCTTCTGTTGGGTTAAAGGGAATTTCGTGCAAGCTCCCCAAAACAATCCGTTTCATTGCGGTGATATCGTCAACCTTTGCGTTAATGTTTTCGACCTCGAAGGTTACGGGGTCATCACCGCTCAAGCCCAGTAAAACGGCAATGTCAGTTCCGTGGCCTTTGCCCGTTTTGGCCAGTGAGCCGTAAAGCAAAACGTTCAAACTCCTGACGGATTGAAGCAAATTTTTCTTCTGAAGCGTCTCGACGAATTTTTGCGCGGCACGCCAGGGACCAAGCGTGTGCGAAGACGAAGGGCCAACCCCAATTTTGAACATGTCAAATACCGAAATCGCTTCGTGTGCCACGGAATGAAGAATTTATACAAAGGTAGCCGACAAACAGGCTTTCGAGTTTTTACGCTGCATCGTCTTTCTTCAGCGAAGAATAAAATTCATTTAGCCAGAGAGAAATAAAACGGTACTACGCCTAATCCACGCTTACCAATTCAATTGTAAATATCAGAATTGAATTGGCCGGGATGCTTCCACTTGCCCTGCTGCCGTAGCCCAGTGAAGGCGGAATGTACACATGGATTTTGCCGCCGGTTTTAATTTGAATAGCGCCGTTGCGAAAGCCCGTAATCAAATCACCAAGGCTAAACGTTGCGGGTTGGCCGGCACTTGTATGATCAAACACGGTCCCGTTGGTTAGTTTGCCTTCGTAGTTCACGGTAACCGTGCTGCAACCGTTTGGCTGCTTGCCGCTTCCCGGGTTGTCAACCGCATAAAAAATGCCGCTGCAATGTTGAGTGGCCGTAATGTTGTTAGACGTTAGATAAGCTTGTACGGAAGCAACTTCGGAAGACGGCGCCACGATGCCGCATTCGTTATAATCGCATTTATTTTTTGAACAGCTTAGAAAAAGTGCGGCAACAAGAGCGATCAGAAAAAATTTCTTCATAGAAAGATGTTTACGATAAAGTCAGTGTTCATTTTCTTTTTTTCGCAGCAGGCTTTGATAATCTGATTCGTTTTGGTCCCACCGGTGACGAGCCGAAAAGATGGTTACAAAAACACCGATGCCGGCGAGCGCCACCAGTATGACAATAATCAACGATGAATACTGGCGCAATTCGTTGTCGGCCTTGCCGTACCAGCCCGAAACCAAATTCACCACAAAGGCAATGGCCAACACAGCAAATAAAGGCAGGCCTATTGAAAATTTTCGCAAAAATTGTTTTTTGTGTTGGCGTTGTTCCTGCCAGTACTGCACAAATTTTTCTTCTTCGGGCGTCAGCATAAAAAAAATCCCGTCCCGCTTTTGGCGGAACGGGAAGTGAGGTACCGAGCAGATTCGAACTGCTGTACGAGCTTTTGCAGAGCTCTGCCTAGCCACTCGGCCACGGTACCAGAGAATAGAAGTCAGAAGTCAAAATTCGGTAGTCAGAAGGAAATTAATTTTTCAGTTCACCTCTGATTTCTGACCTCTGATATCTGATTTCCGTTTCCAAAGAGCGGGTGCGAAAATAGGAGTTTTTTTGAAATAGAATGGCCGATATTTGAACCCAACATTTTTTTCTCATGCAACGAATTGCAGAATCGGAATTAATCATCAATCCACGCGGCGCAGTCTATCATTTGGATGTCCGGCCCGAAGAATTGGCGCAAACCATCATTACCGTTGGCGACCCTGATCGGGTTTCGGCCGTCTCGAAATATTTTGACGAAGTAGAAGTCAAACGGCAGCACCGTGAGTTTATCACACACACGGGACGTATCGGACAAAAGCGCTTTTCCGTGGTTTCAACCGGCATTGGCCCCGACAATATTGACATCGTGTTGAACGAACTGGATGCGCTGGTGAACATTGATTTTCAAACGCGGCAAATCAAAGAAACCCTGTCATCGTTAGATATTGTGCGCATCGGCACGTCGGGCTCCTTGCAGGAAGACATTCCCGTTGACAGTTACGTGGCTTCCACGCACGGTTTGGGTCTTGATAACCTGTTGAATTTTTACCGCCTTGACCACAACGAACAGGAACGTCAACTGCTCCAATCCTTCATCACGCATACGCAACTGAATGCGCAAATTACCAATCCTTACATCAGTCTTGCCGGTGCTTCGTTGCTGAAAAATTTCGTGGACGGCTTTCATCAGGGCATTACGGTTACTTGTCCGGGTTTTTACGGTCCGCAGGGTCGTGTGCTTCGGCTGGGCGTAAAAAATCCTGACCTGATTAACCAACTCACTGACTTTCGTTTTGGCCAGCACCGCATCACCAATTTCGAAATGGAAACATCGGCCATTTATGGTTTGGGTAAACTGCTCGGCCATCATTGTCTTTCATTAAGCGCCATCGTAGCAAACCGCGTGGCAAAAGAATTTTCAAAAGACAGCGCAAAGACCATTGATGCACTTATTCAAAAAACTTTGTCCATTCTTTCATCCAATTAATCATGCGCCTTCATTTCTATAAATACCAGGGAACCGGAAATGACTTTGTCATCTTCGACAACCGCGAGAACAAGATTCAGCTTACACGAAAGCAGGTTGCTTTTCTTTGCGACCGTCGCTTTGGCGTTGGCGCCGACGGCCTGATGTTGCTGAACCCTCATCCGCAATACGATTTTGAAATGAAATATTATAACGCCGACGGGCGCGAAAGCACCATGTGCGGAAACGGTGGCCGTTGCCTTGTAAAATTTGCCGATGAGACGGGCATCCTGAAATCACAATACCACTTCATTGCGGTTGACGGTGAACACGAAGCGAGGATTGAAGCCAACGGCAACGTAGCGCTAAAGATGAACGATGTATCGGATGTTCAGTCGCGTTATAACAAGTATGTGCTAAATACCGGTTCGCCGCATTACGTGGAGATTGTTGAAAATGTAATGGGACTTGATGTGTACCACGCTGGCCGTGCCGTACGTTACAACGATGAATTTAAAAATGAAGGTGTCAACGTGAACTTTGTGCAGCAAACCGGAGAACCCGATAAAATAATTGTACGTACCTACGAACGCGGCGTGGAGGATGAAACCTATTCCTGCGGCACCGGCGTTACGGCATCAGCCCTTGTGAACTATCACAACGAGAACGGCTACAACTACGTTTGCGTGCAAACCAAAGGCGGAATGTTGAACGTTGAATTTGACAAGACAGAAAACGGGTTCAAAAACATCTGGCTCATTGGTCCCGCAACGAAAGTTTTTGAAGGAGAGATTGAGATTTCTGATTTCTGATTTCTTCTTTTCTGCAAAAGCCATCCGCGTTTACGCAATCTCAAAATTCAAATTAGAAATCATTCATGTTCAGCCTTCGCGTTTACGGCATTTTAATCAACGACCGCAACGAATTGCTGGTAAGTGATGAATACATTCGCGGTGGTTACTACACCAAATTTCCCGGCGGTGGATTGGAGTTTGGCGAAGGCACCCGCGATTGCCTGAAACGCGAATTCATGGAAGAAATGAATTTGAAAGTAGAGATAGGCGAACACATTTATACCACCGATTTTTACCAGATGTCGGCCTTTCGTCCCGACCAGCAAATCATTTCCATTTATTATTACGCGAAGGCGCTGGAAGAAATTACCGTTCCCTTGCGCAGCGCACCTTTTCAATTTGATGAAGCGCAACTGAAAATTTACGAGGTGCAAAAAGAAATTGAAACGTTTCGCTTTATTCCTCTCGATAAAATTTCAGAAAAAGATCTTACGTTGCCGATTGACAAATTAGTGGTGCAAATGGTTAAGAAAAACCCTTAACCAGCCGTTGGTATCGGCGTTAATGCTTCCTCCTGTCCCATCGCCGCTTTTTTCATCTTGCGAGCCACATCGTGTCCTAAATATTTCTCCATCCTCTTTTCTACCAAAACAATGACAGGCGTGAGTACCAATGCCATGGTAAACTTGTAGCAATAGTTTACGATGCCGATGCCGAGGATCAATTGCCAGGGAAACACGCCGCTAAACGCGATGAACAAAACAATGTAGCTGTCCACCAACTGCGACACCACCGTTGAACCCGTGGCCCGCAGCCAGATGTGTTTATCGCCGGTGATCTTTTTTATTTTGTGGAAAATGTAAACATCAACCAACTGGCTGACCAAAAACGCAACAAGGCTGCCGATGATGATGCGCATACCTTGCCCAAAGATGGCGTTGAAGGAAGTTTGCATGTTGTCAATGCCGCTGCTCTTTTGACTACCCAACCAAAAATCCGCTGGCGGCGTACCGATGGCAAGAAAATACATCAGGAAAGCGTACGAAATCAAACCAATGGCGGTAAAAGAAATACGGCGCACGACTTTCGGCCCGTAAAACTCATTGACGATGTCGGTGATGACAAACTCGAGTGGCCAAAGCAAAACGCCGCAGGTTAAATTAAAGGCCAGTCCACTTTGACCAAACAAAGAAAAGTTTGCGGGATGCAGCCCGAATAATTTTTCAAGCGAAAAAATCTTAGTGCCGATGGATTCGGCAATCAAGGCGTTGGCAACAAAAAAAGCCGAAATGCCCAGCAGCAGTTTCGTGGGTTTGTCTTTTAAAATATTAGCGACCATTGAGATGAAGTATGTAAAAAACTTGAAAGATTAAAAATAGCGAATTGGCAACCATCAACCATTTTGGAACGGGATTCAAGCCCGCACGTTTTACAAAAAATAAAAGCGCATAACAAACAAGTGCAACCGGATTTAACAACGCCGACATAAAATAACCGATGATGATGATGGTCGCTTCGGCATCCTGATTTTGAAACCAACGACCGAATTGTAAAGAGAGTGCTAAAAGAAAAAAGCAGTTGCAAACAAAAGCCAGTCGCGACAAAAATAAAAGCCAGCGCATGGACAATATTAGGTCAAATGAGTTTATTTTGTCGCGTTTAAACTGAACGTATGAAGAAAGGCCCCTTTGCCAAAATCCTTCCACACTTTATTGCACTTGTTGTGTTTTTGCTCGTTTCTATATTGTACTGTCAGCCGGCGCTGGAGGGAAAAGTCGTCAATCAAAGCGACGTAACGCACTGGAAAGGCGCCATTCATCAATCGCAGGTTTACGCCGAAACGCACGGCCAGTACCCGCTTTGGACGAACGCTTTGTTCAGCGGAATGCCGGCCTTTCAAATCGGTATGCCGGGAAACAATTTGTTGCCCTGGTATGCACACGCAGTACTTACGCTTAGTTTACCCAAACCCATCCAGTTTTTCTTTCTTGCCTGTATTTGTTTTTATTTTTTGTGCTGCGTGTTGCGCATTAATCCTTACATCGGCATCTTTGGCGCACTTGCTTACGGTTATGCCACGTACAACGCGGTGATTCTTTCTGTGGGTCATGAAACCAAGATGTGGTCTATCGCGTACATGGCCGCTTTGCTGGGCGCAATCTTGTTGGTTTATGAACGAAGAAAATACTGGATCGGCGCGGCGCTAACAGGCTTGATCGCTTCGGTAATGATAGCCGTAAACCATCCGCAGATTGATTATTATTTTTTCTTAATCGCTGCAGTGCTCACCGTTGTTTACATTATTCGTTGGGTTCAGGCGAAAGACTACACACATCTTGCAAAAGCATTGGGTTTTGTTGGCGTGGCTGCGGTGATTGGTCTTCTGATTAATTCGGTCAACTTTTTTTCCACGCTCGAATACCAAAAGCAAACCATCAGAGGCGGCGCAGGAGAATTGGCAGAAAAACACGAAGGCGATGCGGCGAAAGGTTTGACAAAAGACTATGCCTTTGATTATAGCCTTTATCCCTCCGAACCCATTGTGATGATGGTTCCGCGTGCCTTTGGCGGAAGCAGCAGCAAACCCGAAGTAAGCCAGGATGATTCAAAAGCTGTGCAAGCTGCTGCAACGGTTCCCGAACAATTGCGCAACCAACTTCCGCTCTCCTATTATTGGGGTGGGCTGGTTAGTCCGACCTCGGTTGGCACGTCGGGTCCGCCGTATATCGGCGCCGTTATTTGCTTTCTTGCCATCATCGGCTTTTTTCTTGTAGATGGCCGTTACAAATGGTGGATTCTGGCCGCTTGTATTCTTGCCATCTTAATGAGTTGGGGTAAATATTTCATCGGCTTCAACACACTTCTTTACCACTATCTGCCGCTGTACAACAAGTTTCGTGCGCCGTCCATGATTCTCGTTATTCCGCAGTTGCTTCTTCCCCTGATGGCCGTGCTCACCGTTGACAAAGTGCTCTGCGAAAAAGACAAACAGGCCTTCGTTTCTTACTTTAAAAAAGGGTTGATTGCGGTTGGTGTTGTATTCGTGTTGCTCTTGCTTTGCTACATGTCTTTCGATTTTAAAAACACCAACGATAAAGAAATTTTGCGCCAGGTGGCTTCGTCGGGACAGCCGCAACTAACCGAGTCCGTTCGCGGCTTTTTTGACGGACTGGTTGCCGATAGAAAATCCATGATGTTGAGTGACATTTTTCGTGCATTGGGTTTTTGCTTGTTAGGTGCCGGCGCACTTTATCTTGCTGTACGCAAAATGGTAAAACCGGTTGTTTTGGGTTTGATTTTATCGGCGGTGGTTTTGGTTGATTTGCTGCCCGTTGACAGCCGTTATTTAAGTAAAGAAGATTACCAGGAAGAAACAGATAACGATGCGGGTTTTGTGCCAAACGACAAAGACAAATCCATTCTTGCTGACAAATCTTATTTCCGCGTTTTTAATTTGCTCAACCCTTTCAATGAAAACTTCACAGCTTATCATTTTAACGCTGTTGGCGGTTATCATCCGGCCAAATTGCGCATCTACCAGGAGTTAATTGAAAAAGAACTTTCGCAGGAAGCGAACCTTTTGGGCACGACTTTGCAGTCAAATCCCGCAGGCCTTGATTCCCTACACATGCCTGCGCTGAACATGCTGAACGCGAAATACATCATTGCAAAAGACCCCAATTCCGGCCAAACGCAATTTGCTACGCAAAACAAAGCGGCGATGGGGCCGGCATGGTTGGTGCGTTCATTGAAAGTCGTGAAAGATGCGCGGGAAGAAATGGCCGCTTTTGCCACGCTTAATCCCAGAGATACAGCCGTGATGCAGCAATCATTCAGCAACAAAATTTCCGGTCCGACGGCTTGGACAGGCGAAGGAACCATCACGCTTGACAAGAACGATAACGACGTTGCCAATTATTCGTTCAACAGCAACAGCAACCAGTTTGCGGTTTTCAGCGAGGTATATTACGATGCGGGTTGGAAAGCTTTTATTGACGGGAAAGAAGCACCGATTGTAAAAGTAAACTACGTGCTGCGTGGTTTGCTGGTTCCTGCTGGTGCACACAAAATCGAATTTTGTTTTGAGCCACAGGATTATTTATTAGGCCGCAAGCTCACCACCATTTTCACCATCGCACTTCTTTTGCTCATTGCGGCAGCAATCTTTTTTGAATGGCGGGCATGGAAGCAAATAAAACCGGTAACTGCAAACTCTTAAGCGTCGTTTGGTTTAAAGTTTTGCCGCCAAAATTCGGCGGGCAAAAAGCCGTTGCATTTTTTAATCAGCATTTGGCTAAATGCGCTCCGCTGATTTGTCTTTGTTCAAAAAACAACGAAAGCATCGCAACAAACTACCGCATTGAAAACATTTTGCCGGTTGGGAAAATACAGGTATTGAATCCGTTTGCATGGCAAAAGATTTATACCGCTGCAAAACGCGAAGGCATCACGCATCTTTTGCTTGAATTTCCTTACTATGGATTGGCCGGAATGCTTTGCAAAAAACTTCTTGGCGTTAAACTGGTTGTGAACACGCACAACATCGAATACCTGCGCTTTAAAGAACAAAAAAAATGGTGGTGGGGATTGTTGTTTCACCTGGAGCGGCTGATCTTGCGGGCTGCTGATGCTGTCTTTTTTAAAACGGAAGCCGATTTAAACGCCGCACAACGAAAGTTTGATTTAACACCAAAGAACCTCGCTGTTATTCCTTACGGTGTTGACGAGATGAAAGGGTTTAACAAGGCGAAAGCCAGACACATTGTTCAACAAAAGCACGGTGTTGAAGCGAATGAAAGAATCTTGCTTTTTGCCGGTACGCTTGATTATGTGCCGAACGCTGACGCGGTTGTTTCGGTTGAAAAAAACTTAATTCCGTTGTTGAATCAACAATCGTTTCCTTATAAAATCATCGTGTGCGGACGAAACCGTTTCAAAAAATTTCAATACCTGAATGATCTGCAAAACGACCGACTTCTGTTGGCCGGTGAAGTGGACAACATTGAAACGTATTTTGAAGCCGCCGATGTTTTCATCAATCCTGTTTTGAGTGGCGGCGGCCTGCAAACAAAAACACTGGACGCTCTCTCCTATCATTTAAACGTTGTGTGTTTTAGAAGCAAAACCGTTGGCATAAGCAACGCAGAAAATAAAATTTTTTCTGTGCGTGACGGCGACTGGAATGCCTTCGCTTCAAAAATCATCGCCGCATCGCAAAGGACCACGGAAACGCCGCAAGCCTTTTTTAAAAAATACAATTGGCGTACTATTGCGGCCGACGCTTACAAAAAAATTCTTGCCTGTTGATGCCAAAAGTTTCGGTGATATTGCCCGTTTACAACGCGGAAAAATATTTAAAGCAGGCTATTGACAGCGTGTTGCTGCAAGCCTTTAACGATTTCGAACTGATTCTTATCAACGACGGCTCAACCGATGATTCCGAAACGATCATACTTGGTTACAAGAACCAGCAAATCAGGTACATCAAAAATGAAAAAAACAACGGTTTGATTTATTCGCTGAACAAAGCCGTCGCCGAAGCGCAAGGCGAATACCTTGCCCGCATGGACGCCGACGATATCTGTTTCCCGGAACGATTGGAGTTACAAAGTCAATGGCTGAACGAACATCCCGGCACGGCAATCGTCGGCTCTTTCAACATCATCATTGATGAAAGCGGAGCGG
Coding sequences within:
- a CDS encoding nucleoside phosphorylase, coding for MQRIAESELIINPRGAVYHLDVRPEELAQTIITVGDPDRVSAVSKYFDEVEVKRQHREFITHTGRIGQKRFSVVSTGIGPDNIDIVLNELDALVNIDFQTRQIKETLSSLDIVRIGTSGSLQEDIPVDSYVASTHGLGLDNLLNFYRLDHNEQERQLLQSFITHTQLNAQITNPYISLAGASLLKNFVDGFHQGITVTCPGFYGPQGRVLRLGVKNPDLINQLTDFRFGQHRITNFEMETSAIYGLGKLLGHHCLSLSAIVANRVAKEFSKDSAKTIDALIQKTLSILSSN
- the dapF gene encoding diaminopimelate epimerase; this translates as MRLHFYKYQGTGNDFVIFDNRENKIQLTRKQVAFLCDRRFGVGADGLMLLNPHPQYDFEMKYYNADGRESTMCGNGGRCLVKFADETGILKSQYHFIAVDGEHEARIEANGNVALKMNDVSDVQSRYNKYVLNTGSPHYVEIVENVMGLDVYHAGRAVRYNDEFKNEGVNVNFVQQTGEPDKIIVRTYERGVEDETYSCGTGVTASALVNYHNENGYNYVCVQTKGGMLNVEFDKTENGFKNIWLIGPATKVFEGEIEISDF
- a CDS encoding NUDIX hydrolase; translation: MFSLRVYGILINDRNELLVSDEYIRGGYYTKFPGGGLEFGEGTRDCLKREFMEEMNLKVEIGEHIYTTDFYQMSAFRPDQQIISIYYYAKALEEITVPLRSAPFQFDEAQLKIYEVQKEIETFRFIPLDKISEKDLTLPIDKLVVQMVKKNP
- a CDS encoding queuosine precursor transporter; the protein is MVANILKDKPTKLLLGISAFFVANALIAESIGTKIFSLEKLFGLHPANFSLFGQSGLAFNLTCGVLLWPLEFVITDIVNEFYGPKVVRRISFTAIGLISYAFLMYFLAIGTPPADFWLGSQKSSGIDNMQTSFNAIFGQGMRIIIGSLVAFLVSQLVDVYIFHKIKKITGDKHIWLRATGSTVVSQLVDSYIVLFIAFSGVFPWQLILGIGIVNYCYKFTMALVLTPVIVLVEKRMEKYLGHDVARKMKKAAMGQEEALTPIPTAG
- a CDS encoding YfhO family protein, with the translated sequence MKKGPFAKILPHFIALVVFLLVSILYCQPALEGKVVNQSDVTHWKGAIHQSQVYAETHGQYPLWTNALFSGMPAFQIGMPGNNLLPWYAHAVLTLSLPKPIQFFFLACICFYFLCCVLRINPYIGIFGALAYGYATYNAVILSVGHETKMWSIAYMAALLGAILLVYERRKYWIGAALTGLIASVMIAVNHPQIDYYFFLIAAVLTVVYIIRWVQAKDYTHLAKALGFVGVAAVIGLLINSVNFFSTLEYQKQTIRGGAGELAEKHEGDAAKGLTKDYAFDYSLYPSEPIVMMVPRAFGGSSSKPEVSQDDSKAVQAAATVPEQLRNQLPLSYYWGGLVSPTSVGTSGPPYIGAVICFLAIIGFFLVDGRYKWWILAACILAILMSWGKYFIGFNTLLYHYLPLYNKFRAPSMILVIPQLLLPLMAVLTVDKVLCEKDKQAFVSYFKKGLIAVGVVFVLLLLCYMSFDFKNTNDKEILRQVASSGQPQLTESVRGFFDGLVADRKSMMLSDIFRALGFCLLGAGALYLAVRKMVKPVVLGLILSAVVLVDLLPVDSRYLSKEDYQEETDNDAGFVPNDKDKSILADKSYFRVFNLLNPFNENFTAYHFNAVGGYHPAKLRIYQELIEKELSQEANLLGTTLQSNPAGLDSLHMPALNMLNAKYIIAKDPNSGQTQFATQNKAAMGPAWLVRSLKVVKDAREEMAAFATLNPRDTAVMQQSFSNKISGPTAWTGEGTITLDKNDNDVANYSFNSNSNQFAVFSEVYYDAGWKAFIDGKEAPIVKVNYVLRGLLVPAGAHKIEFCFEPQDYLLGRKLTTIFTIALLLLIAAAIFFEWRAWKQIKPVTANS
- a CDS encoding glycosyltransferase family 4 protein, translating into MAGMEANKTGNCKLLSVVWFKVLPPKFGGQKAVAFFNQHLAKCAPLICLCSKNNESIATNYRIENILPVGKIQVLNPFAWQKIYTAAKREGITHLLLEFPYYGLAGMLCKKLLGVKLVVNTHNIEYLRFKEQKKWWWGLLFHLERLILRAADAVFFKTEADLNAAQRKFDLTPKNLAVIPYGVDEMKGFNKAKARHIVQQKHGVEANERILLFAGTLDYVPNADAVVSVEKNLIPLLNQQSFPYKIIVCGRNRFKKFQYLNDLQNDRLLLAGEVDNIETYFEAADVFINPVLSGGGLQTKTLDALSYHLNVVCFRSKTVGISNAENKIFSVRDGDWNAFASKIIAASQRTTETPQAFFKKYNWRTIAADAYKKILAC